One Salvelinus alpinus chromosome 9, SLU_Salpinus.1, whole genome shotgun sequence genomic window, TCTCACAAACACATGGCACTTTCTCTAAAAAAGACCACTGCATTGGTGACTAATATATGGATTAACGTTAGGGGCAATTTAAAGCTGTCCGCTTGTACAATAGCTAATATTGTTGTTATTGCCAGCTAACACAAGATTAGCTACTTAGTGTACGTTCAcataagctaacgttagctatgttcATTTACCGTTAAATCGGTTAACGAAACATTCACTTTAGGTTTACAGCGAAAACCGTTCGACTGGATACAACAGAGCGAGGCTATAGCTAGATTGAATCTCACCTGAGAAGTCGCTAAGCGATGTGTCGTTGCCTCGATTGGTGCCATTTTTCCTTGGGACCAAATTCAAGCTAAGAATTTGCTGAACAAACCCAATCTCGTTATATCCGTTATGCATGTCTTATGCACATGACACCACGAGCAAGTGTGAGAGACCACGAATATCCGAATAACACCATGAGAACATTAATGTTTCATCTAGCAAGTCCACAGGGGTTGGATTGGTTGATCTCCCTGAATATATCTGTTAGCTAGCTCATGTAGCTTGATGTCAACACGACTTGGTTTGACGTCACGCCGTTAACATACTCAAAGGACTACAACAAGGATTTCACAATCGTAATAAGCTAGCTTGTTAAACATAATTTACAAAGAGTATTGACGTGTACAAATATACTAATGCAATCGATAAAGAATCGATAAAGAAACCGGTATTTAATTTCCAACAACAAATATGCTATAAACCCGTCGTTCTGAACGATTTGTTGATCCTGTGGACTTGCCGTAGTAAAACAGGAAGTCAACAGCTACCAGATAATTACTCATTGAGCTCCTTTCTGTAGCTAGTCACCAAAGCCACACGTTTTCGTAGTGTAGGAACTTGTTTAGTATTTGTTCGTTAATTTGGTTGTAGGTATAATAAGCTATACAGCTAGAAAAAATTGATAGCTTTCTCAGTTACTTTGTAACCGCGTGATACTAGCTACAGCCAGGGTTTGTCAGACAACCGGTGCTTTGCTTTTGTAACTTGCTGACGTTACTGGAGACAGCTATCTAGCCAACTATTCATACATTCCCTGCTGTGTTTACTATTGGTAGAACGTGTAGGCTCTTTCTGAAGGGGAAATTATGAATTACTCAGATTATGATTCCGATGGCTATTCTTCAAATGCAGATCAAGACTATGTCCCATCTGGTAAGGTTACTTCCACAAGCAGATAGACATGCAATGCTAGAGTTGACAATATATTTTATTACACGTGACAGAAAATCATAACCACtctatacagtagttatattagGTGTCATATTCTTCATGTATGTTGCTTGATGAAAGCTACTGTATTTGTCATTCAATTCAAGTCTTCTAATCATGGTTGTTGTGTGATTGAATGACAGATGACAACCTTAGTGAAGATGACATGAATGAATGTGTGAAAGAGGATGGTCTGGAAGGGGATGACCAGCGTGGCCAACAGTCTGATAATGTCaccaagaagaaaaagaagaaaggCCAACACATTGGCATGAGGTGAGTGATTCAACACTTTTGTGTTTGGCTCAGTTTTTAGACCATTGGTGTGCAGTGATTGCTTTGTTTTGCTCAGTTTTTCTTGTAAAGTACATGTTGTTAGTCTGCTGGAATTGGTGGATGACAATGTACTACTATATTTGTACATTATTTTCCTACTACACTCTTTGTCAATCCTCATaggaaaagaaagaaaggaggacTGAAGTTAGAGGAGACACTGCATGATGGCAGTGTGGAGGATCAGAAAGTAgagcagggggaggagagagagttttCTACTCCCAGGCCCAagaaggaggaggatgaagagaaaAAGAAGAAGGCAGATGATTTGTGGGCCAGTTTTCTGAGTGATGTTGGTCACAAATCCAAGCCACCTACTCCAGTGCCGCAGGCTACTACTAAACAGCAGGTATTGTACCAAATATAACAACTCCTGGCCTGTAGAGACACACCAGGCATATGATAGTTGGAACCTGGGTTCCTGTTACAGTTTGGTGGTTGTgcatgttttttgcattggaatcaagttttcagtttttggAACACTACTCTGATGTTTAACACctgttttgttttattatctccACCAGGCTGTACCCACAGACAGTTCGAAGAAGCCCATTTCGGCTCCATCAGAACCTCAACAACCAGAGCCTAAAGAGCCCTCTAAAGTCACCATCACTAAGGTGTTTGACTTTGCTGGGGAAGAGGTCCGGTAAGTTTAGACCACTGGtggacaatcaatcaatcaaatgtatttataaagctcttcttacattagctgatgtcacaaagtgctgtacagaaacccagcctaaaaccccaaacagcaagcaatgcaggtgtagaagcacggtggctagggaaaaactccctagaaaggccggaacctcggaagaaacctagagaggaaccaggctatgaggggtggccagtcctcttctggctgtgccgggtggagattataacagaacatggccaagatgttcaaatgttcttagatgaccagcagggtcaaataataataataataatcacagtggttgtagagggtgcaacaggtcagcacctcaggagtaaatgtcagttggcttttcatagccgatcattcagagtatctctaccgctcctgctgtctctagagagttgaaaacagcaggtctgggacaaagtagcacgtccggtgaataggtcagggttccatagccgcaggcagaaaagttgaaactggagcagcagcacgaccaggtggactggggacagcaaggagtcatcaggccaggaagtcctgaggcatggtcctagagctcaggtcctccgagagaatgggggagagagacagagcatatttaaattcacataggacaccggataagacaggagaaatactccagatataacagactgaccctagccccccgacacataaaatattgcagcataaatactggaggctgagacaggcaGGAGGGGTCTATGCATATACCGATAGATGTACACTCTTTGACCACCTGATGGCAGTGCAACCTAACAGTTGAAACCTTCACATCTTTCCTGAGAAAGTGTCTGAATTCCACAGCATACTGTAGCATTTTGATTTATGAGTTACAACACCAAATGTCAGTTTACAGGCCAAATAATGTGCTGGGAAAGTGTTTTTACTTAGTCGGGGTCTCACCAGTagtattctctatataatatgAAGCACATTAAAGGACTTTGTTTATTTTCTCTGAAAGCCCTAATTATTGCAACATATGATTACCATTGCACCCAGACAGCTATAACCCAGACCCTAATGGATGCAATTCCCTTAAGGAATGTATTCCCAGAGGGATGTACTGGTTGACCTTAATATTGGACTGTTCTCCTCCACAGTGGTGTATGGGCACATCTTATCCCTGTCATTATGTCCTATttgagaagagaggacagtctatTATATCTGATGGAGTGCAGTGTCTGTTGAGGGATTCAGATGCTGTATCATCCATTACACTCAGGGTCGGCattagccttttgggggccctaagcgagatttggttggggggcCCCCCACCTCGCGGCAAAACATTTGTGGCCCCTCTCTTGACGCAGAGTAACTTTCctttaattctacacattttgcaatgggtGGAGAGagaatttagtattttttttataacaCATTTAATTAAATTCTATCATTTTGTCATTGGGCAGagataaaatgtgcagttctacagtacatttcctgcaattctaaaaTACAGGGTGGAAACTTATGTTTTTTCACCTCCACTTTTTTACCAGCAAATTATCATAATCCATTGGGTAAACTGGTCTGTATTTAAACAGTATGACCATTTCATAAATGGTAACATTGCGTGTGATATGATTGCATTTTGGAAGCCCGCTCCTCCTGTTCCCCaaagatgaatggttttgaccatgCTCTCTCTACTGCTTTGATTGGTGTAGCTAGAAATCACAAGTGCCTGTTTTATAATGAAAAGGTACCCGCAAAAGAAAATTCCACAAACTTGTatctattttgtgatgttacATTTGTTTTGGTGTTTTGTTTCGTGTCAGATGCACTGATGGTGTTACATATAATTTGCGGCGTGCATCATGAGCAAAGTCATTGCCCTTTCACTTTTTCTAGTTATGAGAACAATGGCATGAGCATGGATTTATTTGTCATTGCTGTAGCGCATCAAAATAGCCTGCAAGCAGCCTACCAAATTTTGCACCCTGtcattacaatgtagaaaaatgtaTCTGTAGTCCAAATCGTTCAATGGTCAGGCTATCCATATTACCGGTGCTTCatcttattatttttatttctatGGCGAACCGCAATTTATGGAAATTACCAAAACTTGAGATAACAATAGATGGCAAATTCAAAGATACTGGTTTCCCCTATCCATCTGTGGCAGAGTTTTCCCTAAATGCTTATGACAAATCCAGCTCAAGAACCTGCTATTGCATAGCCAGCTGGCTAATCTTTTGAATACGGTGTAGCAACAACAGATAACATTAACTAGCTAGATAAcattagcatgctagctaactacactgacagctgtcagtgccCTACTTGTTGTTATTTCTCCACTCCAAATGGAAATCACCACAACGTTCCCACCCCCTGCACCTGGTGTGTTTTACTATTCTTACTCACAACAATAAGTTgtgaccccgactgagttccaattaaaaca contains:
- the LOC139584757 gene encoding craniofacial development protein 1-like isoform X2, coding for MNYSDYDSDGYSSNADQDYVPSDDNLSEDDMNECVKEDGLEGDDQRGQQSDNVTKKKKKKGQHIGMRKRKKGGLKLEETLHDGSVEDQKVEQGEEREFSTPRPKKEEDEEKKKKADDLWASFLSDVGHKSKPPTPVPQATTKQQAVPTDSSKKPISAPSEPQQPEPKEPSKVTITKVFDFAGEEVRVSKEVDADSKEAKSFLKAKEETPYVQTVPRGFEPSSLAPGLSVKRPVGMGSILNRLGGKKQKMSTLEKSKMDWNAFKDEEGIGDELAIHNRGKEGLGRGEGRIMRPLKHDPPNRAP
- the LOC139584757 gene encoding craniofacial development protein 1-like isoform X1, with amino-acid sequence MNYSDYDSDGYSSNADQDYVPSDDNLSEDDMNECVKEDGLEGDDQRGQQSDNVTKKKKKKGQHIGMRKRKKGGLKLEETLHDGSVEDQKVEQGEEREFSTPRPKKEEDEEKKKKADDLWASFLSDVGHKSKPPTPVPQATTKQQAVPTDSSKKPISAPSEPQQPEPKEPSKVTITKVFDFAGEEVRVSKEVDADSKEAKSFLKAKEETPYVQTVPRGFEPSSLAPGLSVKRPVGMGSILNRLGGKKQKMSTLEKSKMDWNAFKDEEGIGDELAIHNRGKEGYVERKNFLERVDHRQFEQEKKVRLGNIMKR